Proteins found in one Pagrus major chromosome 20, Pma_NU_1.0 genomic segment:
- the mrpl38 gene encoding large ribosomal subunit protein mL38: protein MALRTVCVASLRTGTELGVNNARTFVTTAFLCRRIPPLGPMPNEEIDVQNLESVEKYRSYTRYLRQAEEAKNKPAWWKTYRSYMEKADPEHGAERVDIGLPYYRPKRTKEVRERKQAMKDNKKNVELERASRLRTFKIPLDKVQETWEKSSGPFHIKRLAQHYGVFRDLFPMAYFLPQVPIQISYGQDNSGQVHYGNRLTPTEAASVPQISFNADEGSLWTLLLTCPDEHLLDNEAEYIHWLVGNIPGGVVQAGEELCHYLPPFPARGTGFHRYIYVLFKQEGTINFQEDVRPLPCHSLVDRTFKTLDFYRKHQDNMTPVGLAFFQCQWDESVTNTFHNTLNMREPVFEFIRPPVYHPPQVKYPHGQPLRYLDRYRDGKEHTYGIY from the exons ATGGCGCTGCGCACGGTTTGTGTAGCTTCATTGCGGACTGGGACAGAATTAGGGGTCAATAATGCGAGGACATTTGTCACAACAG CCTTCCTGTGCAGACGGATACCTCCTTTGGGTCCAATGCCTAATGAGGAAATTGACGTACAAAACCTGGAATCGGTAGAGAAGTACCGCAGTTACACTCGTTACCTCAGACAAGCTGAGGAAGCAAAGAACAAACCTGCCTGGTGGAAGACCTACAGGAGCTATATGGAAAAAGCTGATCCTGAGCATG GTGCAGAGCGAGTGGACATTGGCCTGCCATACTATCGCCCCAAAAGGACCAAAGAGGTGAGGGAGAGGAAGCAGGCGATGAAGGACAACAAGAAGAACGTTGAGCTGGAGAGGGCTTCTCGTCTGCGCACTT TTAAAATCCCTCTGGACAAAGTGCAGGAAACCTGGGAGAAGAGCAGCGGCCCGTTTCATATAAAGAGACTGGCACAACACTATGGGGTCTTCAGAGATCTCTTCCCCATGGCCTATTTTCTACCTCAGGTCCCAATCCAGATCTCCTATGGCCAGGACAACAGTGGTCAAGTGCATTATGGGAATCGGCTGACACCAACTGAA GCAGCATCTGTCCCTCAGATCAGCTTTAATGCAGATGAGGGCTCCCTGTGGACCCTTCTGCTCACCTGTCCAG ATGAGCATCTTTTGGATAATGAGGCAGAATACATCCACTGGCTTGT AGGGAACATACCTGGTGGAGTAGTGCAGGCTGGGGAGGAGCTGTGTCACTACCTGCCTCCCTTCCCTGCCAGAGGAACAGGCTTCCACCGCTACATTTATGTCCTCTTCAAGCAAGAGGGAACCATCAACTTCCAGGAGGATGTCAGGCCTTTGCCATG CCATTCTCTGGTGGATCGTACATTTAAGACGTTGGATTTCTACAGAAAGCACCAGGACAACATGACACCTGTGGGTCTGGCCTTCTTCCAATGCCAGTGGGATGAATCTGTCACCAACACCTTTCACAACACACTCA ACATGAGGGAGCCGGTGTTTGAGTTTATCCGGCCTCCAGTGTACCACCCTCCACAGGTCAAATACCCTCATGGACAGCCCCTGCGCTACCTGGACAGATACAGAGATGGGAAGGAGCACACCTATGGAATATACTGA